From Streptomyces sp. NBC_00775, one genomic window encodes:
- a CDS encoding glutaminase, with protein MVIMPYSSSLTFQPVLERIATEIAQTPGRGRPADYIPALAARDPRSFGMAVAELDGTVYGVGDWQQPFSTQSITKVFTLALDLAREGDELWEHVGREPSGNPFNSLVQLEYENGIPRNPFINAGALVVTDRLQTQTGDAAGALLDFLRAESGNPRLTFDEDVAASEAAHGDRNAALGHFMASYGNIDNPVPALLDQYFRQCSIEASCADLALATGFLARHGVRADGSRLLTRSQAKQVNAVMLTCGTYDAAGDFAYRVGLPGKSGVGGGIIAVVPGRCTLCVWSPGLDERGNSVAGVAALDRFTTLTGVSVF; from the coding sequence ATGGTGATCATGCCCTACTCGTCGTCCTTGACCTTCCAGCCGGTCCTGGAGCGCATCGCCACCGAGATCGCGCAGACGCCGGGTCGCGGGCGGCCCGCCGACTACATCCCGGCGCTCGCCGCCCGCGACCCGCGCAGCTTCGGCATGGCCGTCGCGGAGCTGGACGGCACGGTGTACGGCGTGGGGGACTGGCAGCAGCCGTTCTCCACGCAGTCCATCACCAAGGTCTTCACCCTCGCCCTCGACCTGGCCCGCGAGGGCGACGAGCTGTGGGAGCACGTCGGCCGCGAGCCCTCCGGCAACCCCTTCAACTCGCTGGTCCAGCTGGAGTACGAGAACGGCATCCCGCGCAACCCGTTCATCAACGCGGGCGCCCTCGTCGTCACCGACCGCCTCCAGACCCAGACCGGCGACGCGGCGGGAGCACTCCTCGACTTCCTGCGCGCCGAGAGCGGCAACCCCCGGCTGACCTTCGACGAGGACGTCGCCGCGTCGGAGGCCGCGCACGGCGACCGGAACGCCGCGCTTGGCCACTTCATGGCGTCCTACGGCAACATCGACAACCCGGTGCCGGCCCTCCTCGACCAGTACTTCCGCCAGTGCTCGATCGAGGCGTCCTGCGCCGACCTCGCCCTCGCCACCGGCTTCCTGGCCCGGCACGGGGTCCGCGCCGACGGCTCCCGGCTGCTCACCCGCAGCCAGGCCAAACAGGTCAACGCCGTCATGCTCACCTGCGGCACCTATGACGCGGCGGGCGACTTCGCCTACCGGGTCGGCCTGCCCGGCAAGAGCGGCGTCGGCGGCGGCATCATCGCGGTGGTACCGGGCCGCTGCACGCTGTGCGTCTGGAGCCCGGGCCTGGACGAGCGGGGCAACTCGGTGGCGGGCGTGGCGGCACTGGACCGCTTCACGACACTGACGGGCGTGTCCGTGTTCTGA
- the mptB gene encoding polyprenol phosphomannose-dependent alpha 1,6 mannosyltransferase MptB: MLAKAPVDLRRCQALGLAGTAFLALGGETAGALPMQDLLAPESGRAVLGLVGVYFGVVLLIAAWALLGTVVRGPEPPTPRSLLLVLAVWAAPLLLAPPLFSRDVYSYLAQGAMVDAHIDVYAHGPAQLGGPLADEVAPVWQQTTTPYGPVFLAVASALSGLTRGEIPAGLLGMRLVALLGVALMAAALPRLARHSGADPAAALWLGALNPLVLLHLVAGAHNDAIMLGLLGVGLVAARGRWHVLGVVLITLAALVKAPAALGLLAVVALRGRRGMLRSAVTTTGVALATTVAATAATGTGYGWIAALRTPVSPHNWSPTSVLGRATGALLEKLGSGLAPLALPVWHAAGLALTVLVVLFIWLRLRPGPIYALGLSLAAVAVFGPAIRPWYALWGLFLIAAAAPSGSVRHRVAAASAVLALAVLPSGGPPDAEQVVLAVSGGVLALVVLWHAHQAAQAPVLGRAA, encoded by the coding sequence GTGTTGGCCAAGGCTCCCGTCGATCTCCGCCGCTGCCAGGCCCTGGGCCTGGCCGGTACCGCCTTCCTCGCCCTGGGCGGTGAGACGGCCGGGGCGCTGCCCATGCAGGACCTTCTCGCCCCCGAGTCCGGCCGTGCCGTACTCGGCCTGGTCGGCGTCTACTTCGGCGTCGTCCTGCTGATAGCCGCGTGGGCGCTGCTGGGCACCGTCGTACGGGGCCCCGAACCACCGACTCCCCGCTCCCTGCTGCTCGTTCTCGCCGTGTGGGCGGCGCCGCTGCTGCTCGCGCCGCCGCTGTTCAGCCGGGACGTGTACAGCTATCTCGCGCAGGGCGCCATGGTCGACGCGCACATCGACGTGTACGCGCACGGGCCCGCGCAGCTCGGCGGTCCGCTCGCCGACGAGGTGGCGCCGGTGTGGCAGCAGACGACGACGCCGTACGGCCCGGTCTTCCTCGCCGTCGCCTCGGCGCTGTCCGGACTCACACGCGGGGAGATACCGGCCGGACTGCTCGGCATGCGCCTGGTCGCCCTGCTCGGCGTCGCCCTGATGGCGGCGGCGCTGCCCCGTCTCGCCCGGCACAGCGGCGCCGATCCGGCCGCCGCGCTGTGGCTGGGGGCGCTCAACCCCCTCGTCCTGCTGCACCTGGTGGCCGGTGCGCACAACGACGCCATCATGCTCGGTCTGCTCGGGGTCGGACTGGTGGCCGCGCGCGGCCGGTGGCACGTCCTGGGTGTCGTCCTCATCACCCTCGCCGCCCTGGTGAAGGCGCCCGCGGCGCTCGGCCTCCTCGCGGTGGTCGCGCTGCGCGGGCGCCGGGGGATGCTGAGGTCCGCCGTGACCACGACCGGGGTCGCCCTCGCCACGACGGTCGCGGCAACCGCCGCCACCGGTACGGGATACGGCTGGATCGCGGCCCTGAGGACCCCCGTCTCGCCGCACAACTGGTCGCCCACCAGCGTCCTCGGCCGCGCCACCGGCGCCTTGCTGGAGAAACTCGGCAGCGGCCTGGCACCCCTGGCGCTGCCCGTCTGGCACGCGGCGGGACTCGCGCTGACCGTGCTGGTGGTCCTGTTCATATGGCTGCGCCTGCGGCCCGGCCCGATCTACGCGCTGGGCCTGAGCCTGGCCGCCGTCGCCGTGTTCGGCCCGGCGATCCGGCCCTGGTACGCGCTGTGGGGCCTGTTCCTCATCGCGGCGGCGGCGCCGAGCGGTTCGGTACGCCACCGGGTCGCGGCCGCCAGCGCGGTGCTCGCGCTCGCCGTGCTGCCGAGCGGGGGACCGCCGGACGCCGAACAGGTGGTCCTGGCCGTCTCCGGCGGAGTACTCGCCCTCGTCGTGCTCTGGCACGCCCACCAGGCGGCGCAGGCACCGGTGCTCGGGCGGGCGGCATGA
- a CDS encoding glycosyltransferase 87 family protein, with protein sequence MGRPGSTDRRRLLFVLGLAVAVGVFTATVPLLRDWFDLRVYYGAVDTWVHHGGRIYDYRVPGTTYGFTYPPFAALGMLPMALVGLRTAIAVGLLLNLAALGAVVWVLVGPALRRYGWFGFALAGCLLALLEPVRDTFSFGQVNLLLLALVLSDAWLLSTGRGRRAGVGIGLAAAVKLTPALFIGLLLLARRWRAAGVATAVAAAATGLAAWAAPGASRFYWTDAVWDTARIGQLGYVSNQSLQGVLARLAAPDEPSRATWATAALLVLCVWAWRASRALADEDWTAAFALTGLAACLVSPITWVHHLVWLLPSFAVLLHRGRPRIVAALYVVLCSSVVWLWFDDASGLDGFLGSNTYTWITLGLLLWLPAGQSRVGRVPLSRRARATPPAPRPAAPAMTAASDQPAPSLSAGVAGRASGPAAGTRRVSSSVPTGSTCPAAPKPQSSSERASSYTANPPPS encoded by the coding sequence ATGGGAAGACCGGGCAGCACCGATCGCCGGCGGTTGCTCTTCGTGCTCGGACTCGCCGTCGCCGTCGGCGTGTTCACCGCCACCGTTCCGCTGCTGCGCGACTGGTTCGACCTGCGCGTCTACTACGGGGCCGTCGACACCTGGGTCCACCACGGCGGCCGGATCTACGACTACCGGGTGCCGGGGACGACGTACGGCTTCACCTATCCGCCCTTCGCGGCCCTCGGCATGCTGCCGATGGCGCTGGTCGGGCTGCGCACGGCCATCGCCGTCGGGCTGCTGCTCAACCTCGCCGCCCTCGGCGCGGTCGTGTGGGTCCTGGTCGGGCCCGCGCTGCGCCGCTACGGCTGGTTCGGTTTCGCCCTGGCGGGCTGTCTCCTGGCGCTCCTCGAACCGGTCCGTGACACCTTCAGCTTCGGCCAGGTGAACCTGCTGCTCCTGGCCCTCGTGCTGAGCGACGCGTGGCTGCTGTCCACCGGCCGGGGCCGCCGGGCGGGCGTCGGCATCGGCCTGGCGGCGGCGGTCAAGCTCACCCCCGCGCTCTTCATCGGCCTGCTGCTGCTCGCCCGCCGCTGGCGCGCCGCCGGGGTCGCGACCGCCGTCGCCGCGGCGGCCACCGGGCTGGCCGCCTGGGCGGCACCGGGAGCCTCACGCTTCTACTGGACCGACGCGGTGTGGGACACGGCCCGCATCGGACAGCTCGGCTATGTCTCCAACCAGTCGTTGCAGGGCGTCCTGGCCAGGCTCGCGGCACCGGACGAACCGAGCAGGGCCACCTGGGCGACGGCCGCCCTGCTGGTCCTGTGCGTGTGGGCGTGGCGGGCCTCCCGTGCCCTGGCCGACGAGGACTGGACGGCCGCGTTCGCCCTCACCGGGCTCGCCGCCTGCCTCGTCAGCCCGATCACCTGGGTGCACCATCTGGTCTGGCTGCTGCCGTCCTTCGCCGTGCTGCTGCACCGGGGCCGGCCGCGGATCGTGGCCGCCTTGTACGTCGTGCTGTGCAGCAGCGTGGTGTGGCTGTGGTTCGACGACGCCTCCGGCCTCGACGGATTCCTCGGCAGCAACACGTATACGTGGATCACGCTCGGGCTGCTGCTGTGGCTGCCCGCCGGTCAGTCACGCGTGGGCCGTGTGCCCTTGAGCCGCAGGGCCAGGGCGACGCCGCCGGCGCCCAGGCCCGCTGCGCCCGCGATGACGGCGGCCTCGGACCAGCCGGCTCCGTCGCTCTCCGCCGGAGTCGCGGGCAGGGCTTCGGGTCCCGCGGCCGGTACCCGACGCGTGTCGAGCAGCGTCCCGACGGGATCGACGTGCCCGGCCGCCCCGAAGCCCCAGTCGAGCAGCGAGCGCGCCTCCTCGTACACGGCGAACCCGCCGCCCTCCTGA
- the rho gene encoding transcription termination factor Rho — MTTTLEHPPVQQQPQAQVATGVLDIDGNGKGYLRSESCLPTPNDVQVSAALIRRYGLRKGDTVEGVRGGPRALAEVERINGRTPQELRGRPHFRDLTPLHPRDRLRLEHPASGLAGRVVDLLSPVGKGQRGLIVAPPKTGKTVLLQQIAAAVAGNHPECHLMVVLLDERPEEVTDMRRSVRGEVFASTFDKTPKQHIALAELVIERAKRLVEQGEDVVILMDSLTRLCRAHNNAAASGGRTLSGGVDAAAVHGPKKFFGAARLAEEGGSLTILATALVETGSRADDYFFEELKSTGNMELRLDRTLASRRVFPAVDITPSGTRREELLLPAAELTAMRGLRRALQTRDGQAGLETLLERMRATPDNAAFLRQVQPTLPVA, encoded by the coding sequence ATGACCACCACACTCGAACACCCCCCTGTACAGCAGCAGCCCCAGGCCCAGGTCGCCACCGGTGTCCTCGACATCGACGGCAACGGGAAGGGGTACCTGCGCTCCGAGAGCTGCCTGCCGACGCCGAACGACGTCCAGGTCTCCGCCGCGCTGATCCGCCGTTACGGCCTGCGCAAGGGCGACACCGTCGAAGGCGTACGCGGCGGACCTCGCGCGCTCGCCGAGGTCGAGCGGATCAACGGCCGTACGCCCCAAGAGCTGCGCGGCCGCCCGCACTTCCGCGACCTGACCCCGCTGCACCCCCGCGACCGGCTTCGCCTGGAACACCCGGCGAGCGGTCTGGCCGGGCGCGTCGTCGACCTGCTCTCGCCGGTCGGCAAGGGCCAGCGTGGCCTGATCGTCGCCCCGCCCAAGACCGGCAAGACGGTGCTGCTCCAGCAGATCGCCGCCGCCGTCGCGGGCAACCATCCCGAATGCCACCTGATGGTGGTGCTGCTCGACGAGCGGCCCGAAGAAGTGACCGACATGCGGCGCTCCGTCCGGGGAGAGGTCTTCGCCTCGACCTTCGACAAGACGCCCAAGCAGCACATCGCCCTCGCCGAGCTCGTCATCGAGCGCGCCAAGCGGCTCGTCGAGCAGGGCGAGGACGTGGTCATCCTGATGGACTCGCTCACCCGGCTGTGCCGGGCGCACAACAACGCGGCGGCCTCCGGTGGCCGCACCCTCAGCGGCGGCGTCGACGCCGCCGCCGTGCACGGCCCCAAGAAGTTCTTCGGCGCCGCGCGCCTCGCCGAGGAGGGCGGCTCGCTCACCATCCTCGCCACCGCCCTGGTGGAGACCGGCTCCCGCGCCGACGACTACTTCTTCGAGGAGCTGAAGAGCACCGGCAACATGGAGCTCCGCCTCGACCGGACCCTCGCCTCACGACGCGTGTTCCCGGCCGTCGACATCACCCCGTCCGGTACCCGCCGCGAGGAACTCCTGCTGCCCGCCGCCGAGTTGACGGCCATGCGAGGACTGCGGCGCGCCCTGCAGACGCGGGACGGCCAGGCCGGCCTCGAAACACTCCTGGAGCGGATGCGCGCCACCCCGGACAACGCGGCCTTCCTCCGCCAGGTCCAGCCGACCCTGCCGGTCGCCTGA